In Quercus lobata isolate SW786 chromosome 12, ValleyOak3.0 Primary Assembly, whole genome shotgun sequence, a genomic segment contains:
- the LOC115972122 gene encoding salutaridine reductase-like — MAETTINPGIKRIAVVTGGNKGIGFEICRQLASNGVRVVLTARDVRKGNEAIEKLKAAGCSDVVFHQLDVMDPTTISSLADFIKTHFGKLDILVNNAGINGSISNPEERRKVSAEQIFGPNAIPLKEIMKQTYQTAEDCLRTNYYGTKQVSEALIPLLLLSSSGRMVNVSSILGQLKLISNETAKKELGDVDDLTEEKVDKVVEGFLEDVKENLIETKGWPINISAYIVSKAALNAYTRVLARKYPKIAINSVNPGYVSTDLNHNSGFLTVEEGAKGPVMLALMPEGGPSGLFFDQMEVSTF; from the exons ATGGCAGAAACAACCATAAATCCGGGGATTAAGAG gATTGCAGTTGTAACCGGAGGCAATAAAGGGATCGGATTTGAGATATGTAGACAGTTAGCTTCAAATGGGGTCAGGGTGGTTTTAACTGCTAGAGATGTAAGGAAGGGCAATGAAGCAATTGAAAAACTCAAGGCTGCAGGATGCTCTGATGTGGTTTTTCATCAACTAGATGTGATGGACCCAACTACCATTTCTTCTTTGGCAGATTTCATCAAAACCCACTTTGGGAAGCTTGACATATTG GTAAATAATGCGGGGATTAATGGATCCATAAGCAACCCAGAGGAACGAAGAAAAGTTAGCGCTGAGCAA ATTTTTGGTCCAAATGCCATACCTCTGAAGGAAATCATGAAGCAAACGTATCAAACTGCTGAGGATTGTTTGAGAACAAACTACTATGGGACCAAGCAAGTAAGCGAAGCACTTATTCCGCTTCTTCTATTATCCAGTTCGGGAAGAATGGTAAATGTCTCCTCCATCTTGGGGCAATTAAAG CTTATTTCAAATGAGACTGCAAAGAAAGAATTAGGAGATGTTGATGATCTCACAGAAGAGAAAGTGGACAAGGTGGTAGAGGGATTTCTAGAAGATGTCAAGGAGAATTTGATTGAAACCAAAGGTTGGCCTATTAATATTTCTGCTTACATAGTCTCCAAGGCAGCTCTTAATGCATACACAAGGGTTCTAGCAAGGAAGTACCCCAAAATAGCAATCAACTCCGTGAATCCTGGATATGTCAGCACAGATTTGAACCACAATAGTGGATTTTTGACTGTTGAAGAAGGTGCAAAAGGTCCTGTGATGTTGGCTCTGATGCCTGAAGGTGGGCCGTCTGGCCTCTTCTTTGATCAAATGGAAGTATCAACCTTTTGA
- the LOC115972505 gene encoding salutaridine reductase-like, translating to MAETTLNSETKRIAVVTGANKGLGFEISKQLASNGVRVILAARDVRRGNEAVEKLKDAGYSDVVFHQLDLTDYASISSLADFIKTQFGKLDILVNNAATIGAIVNEEEVWKLSVEEIVGINARPLKELIKQTYETSENCLKTNYYGIKQLNKALIPLLLLSGSARIVNVSSSVGQLKRISNENVRKVLGDVDGLTEEKVDQLVEGFLEEVKENVVETNNWPANFSAYFISKAALNAYTRTLARMYPKILINAANPGYISSDFNNNTGSLTVEDGAKGPVMLALMPEGGPSGLFFDKAVMSTF from the exons ATGGCAGAAACGACCTTGAATTCTGAGACGAAGAG gATTGCAGTTGTTACAGGGGCCAATAAAGGGTTAGGATTTGAAATATCTAAACAGCTAGCTTCAAATGGGGTCAGAGTGATATTAGCTGCTAGAGATGTCAGGAGAGGCAATGAAGCTGTTGAAAAACTCAAGGATGCTGGATACTCTGATGTGGTTTTTCATCAACTAGATTTGACGGATTATGCTAGCATTTCTTCTTTGGCGGAtttcatcaaaacccaatttggGAAGCTTGACATATTG GTAAATAATGCAGCGACTATTGGAGCCATAGTCAATGAAGAGGAAGTGTGGAAACTTAGTGTTGAAGAA ATTGTAGGTATAAATGCCAGGCCTCTAAAGGAACTTATAAAGCAGACTTATGAAACTTCAGAGAATTGTTTGAAAACAAACTACTATGGGATCAAGCAACTCAACAAAGCTCTTATTCCACTTCTTTTATTATCCGGTTCAGCAAGAATTGTGAATGTCTCCTCCTCTGTGGGACaattaaag CGTATTTCAAATGAGAATGTAAGGAAGGTATTAGGAGACGTTGATGGCCTCACAGAAGAGAAAGTGGACCAGTTGGTGGAGGGATTTCTTGAAGAAGTGAAGGAGAATGTGGTAGAGACCAATAATTGGCCTGCTAATTTTTCTGCCTACTTCATCTCCAAAGCAGCGCTTAATGCTTACACAAGGACTTTGGCACGGATgtatcccaaaattttgataaatgcaGCAAATCCTGGGTATATCAGCTCAGACTTCAACAACAATACTGGTTCTTTGACTGTCGAAGATGGTGCAAAAGGTCCTGTGATGTTAGCTCTAATGCCTGAAGGTGGACCCTCGGGCCTTTTCTTTGATAAAGCGGTAATGTCAACTTTTTGA
- the LOC115972119 gene encoding (+)-neomenthol dehydrogenase-like, with amino-acid sequence MAETTINPGIKRIAVVTGGNKGIGFEICRQLASNGVRVVLTARDVRKGNEAIEKLKAAGCSDVVFHQLDVMDPTTISSLADFIKTHFGKLDILVNNAGINGSISNPEERRKVSADQIFGPNAIPLKEIMKQTYQTAEDCLRTNYYGTKQVSKALIPLLLLSNSGRIVNVSSILGQLKVNNAGITGSITNPEEHRKLCVDQIFGPNAIPLKEVMKQTYQTTENCLRTNYYGTKQVSEALIPLLLLSNSGRMVNVSSTLGQLKLISNAKAKKELGEVDDLTEEKVDKVVEGFLEDVKENLIETKGWPVNISAYIVSKAALNAYTRVLAKKYPKIAINSVNPGYTSTDLNHNSGVLTVEEGAKGPVMLVLMPEGGPSGLFFDQMEVSTFE; translated from the exons ATGGCAGAAACAACCATAAATCCGGGGATTAAGAG gATTGCAGTTGTAACCGGAGGCAATAAAGGGATCGGATTTGAGATATGTAGACAGTTAGCTTCAAATGGGGTCAGGGTGGTTTTAACTGCTAGAGATGTAAGGAAGGGCAATGAAGCAATTGAAAAACTCAAGGCTGCAGGATGCTCTGATGTGGTTTTTCATCAACTAGATGTGATGGACCCAACTACCATTTCTTCTTTGGCAGATTTCATCAAAACCCACTTTGGGAAGCTTGACATATTG GTAAATAATGCGGGGATTAATGGATCCATAAGCAACCCAGAGGAACGAAGAAAAGTTAGCGCTGATCAA ATTTTTGGTCCAAATGCCATACCTCTGAAGGAAATCATGAAGCAAACGTATCAAACTGCTGAGGATTGTTTGAGAACAAACTACTATGGGACCAAGCAAGTAAGCAAAGCACTTATTCCGCTTCTTCTATTATCCAATTCGGGAAGAATAGTAAATGTCTCCTCCATCTTGGGGCAATTAAAG GTAAATAATGCAGGGATTACTGGATCCATAACTAACCCAGAGGAACATAGAAAACTTTGCGTTGATCAA ATTTTTGGTCCAAATGCCATACCTCTGAAGGAAGTCATGAAGCAAACTTATCAAACAACTGAGAACTGTTTGAGAACAAACTACTATGGGACCAAGCAAGTGAGCGAAGCACTTATTCCACTTCTTCTATTATCCAATTCAGGAAGAATGGTAAATGTGTCCTCCACCTTGGGACAATTAAAG CTTATTTCAAATGCGAAAGCAAAGAAAGAACTTGGAGAGGTTGATGACCTCACAGAAGAGAAAGTGGACAAGGTGGTAGAGGGATTTCTAGAAGATGTCAAGGAGAATTTAATTGAAACCAAAGGTTGGCCCGTTAATATTTCTGCTTACATAGTCTCCAAGGCAGCTCTTAATGCATACACAAGGGTTCTAGCAAAGAAGTACCCCAAAATAGCAATCAACTCCGTGAATCCTGGGTATACCAGCACAGATTTGAACCACAATAGTGGAGTTTTGACTGTTGAAGAAGGTGCAAAAGGTCCTGTGATGTTGGTTTTGATGCCTGAAGGTGGGCCTTCTGGCCTCTTCTTTGATCAAATGGAAGTATCAACCTTTGAATAA
- the LOC115972121 gene encoding salutaridine reductase-like, with protein sequence MAETTINTGIKRIAVVTGANKGIGFEICRQLASNGIRVVLTARDVRRGNEAIEKLKAKGCSDVVFHQLDVMDPTTISSLKDFIKTHFGKLDILVNNAGINGSIINPEERRKLSADQIYGPNAIPLKEVIKQTYQTTEDCLRTNYYGTKQVSEALIPLLLLSHSGRIVNVSSILGQLKLISNENAKKELGEVDDLTEEKVDKVVEGFLEDVKENLIETKGWPVNISAYIVSKAALNAYTRVLAKKFPKIAINSVTPGYTSTDLNHNSGGLTVEEGAKGPVMLALMPEGGPSGLFFDQMEVSTFE encoded by the exons atgGCAGAAACAACCATAAATACGGGGATTAAGAG gATTGCAGTTGTAACCGGAGCCAATAAAGGGATTGGATTTGAGATATGTAGACAATTAGCTTCAAATGGGATCAGGGTGGTTTTAACTGCTAGAGATGTAAGGAGGGGCAATGAAGCAATTGAAAAACTCAAAGCTAAAGGATGTTCTGATGTGGTTTTTCATCAACTAGATGTGATGGACCCAACTACCATTTCCTCTTTGAAAGATTTCATCAAAACCCACTTTGGGAAGCTTGACATATTG GTAAATAATGCGGGGATTAATGGATCCATAATTAACCCAGAGGAACGAAGAAAACTTAGCGCTGATCAA ATTTACGGTCCAAATGCCATACCTCTGAAGGAAGTCATAAAGCAAACTTATCAAACAACTGAGGACTGTTTGAGAACAAACTACTATGGGACCAAGCAAGTGAGCGAAGCACTTATTCCACTTCTTCTATTATCCCATTCTGGAAGAATAGTAAATGTGTCCTCCATCTTGGGACAATTAAAG CTTATTTCAAATGAGAATGCAAAGAAAGAACTTGGAGAGGTTGATGACCTCACAGAAGAGAAAGTGGACAAGGTGGTAGAGGGATTTCTAGAAGATGTCAAGGAGAATTTGATTGAAACCAAAGGTTGGCCTGTTAATATTTCTGCTTACATAGTCTCCAAGGCAGCTCTTAATGCATACACAAGGGTTCTAGCAAAGAAGTTCCCCAAAATAGCAATCAACTCCGTGACTCCTGGTTATACCAGCACAGATTTGAACCACAATAGTGGAGGTTTAACTGTTGAAGAAGGTGCAAAAGGTCCTGTGATGTTGGCTTTGATGCCTGAAGGTGGGCCTTCTGGCCTCTTCTTTGATCAAATGGAAGTATCAACCTTTGAATAA